The nucleotide sequence TTCTCActtgaaagtaaaattttgttccaaaacatttataaaaatgaagtATTTTGCAATGTATATGTGATactaaaatgcaaaattttaaacttttttgttttctttgattatgaagaaaaatcaaaaaatatgcATATACGTCTTTATCTCTCTCCGTCATCTTTTCGttactcgcttgtttcttgttattttaattttcatatacGTCGGCGTTTCTTCGTTTGTCAATCTTTCTCCCACTTTCTCGCTGCCTCTCACTCTTTTttactttctctctcctcgcttACAAACGCTTGCACAGTACATTCTTACGCTAGATTCTCCTTACAATATTATACTTCATTTACTCTATTAATTATATCAATACTGTTGACGGATAGAGATTCATTCACAGCTCCGCACCAGAGCGTTCGGATAAAATCGTCCCTGCCGCGTGTGACGATatttcttcttattttcttaactCGTAAAATCTTCCAGCGTTCTTTCATTTGTTTTTTACTTGTCACATAGTCAAGAGTCACACACGTTCCGCtcctgattttctttcttcttttgctTGTCCTATTCATATTTAACCTTTTGTTCTTCGCTTTCGTCATCATTTATCTCTTGTATGTATAACCTATGTATATTCCCCTATACCTCGcgtcacacgtatatatataatatatcacACGCCGAATGCTCACTTTATATGCACTATACGAAATCTATTTATCGATCGTCCCTCTCGTCATTTTCTGTATATGTGTGGGTGTGCAAGTGCGACAGTTTAGTCCTAGATCCTCGACCCTCCTTTGCTCGCGCAATATCAGTCCAATGACAAGGGAGTGTGCCACGGAAAATGAATACCGACTTTGTTAGCTCTTATTTTTCCGATATATTGTACAATTTCACTTGACTTATACGTATTTTGGCCAAACGGAAATTCGCCGTCTCTCCATTATGCTAAgtttaaatagattttatgAACCATTTCCGTCGGTGAAAACTTGAAactgaatattttattatacgttTTTCAACGAATCTTTCTTGAAATGGTTGTAATGATTCATTGAACCACTGCGTAACGTTAGGTCCAGTAAGCGAATTTACATTTTACGTAcattgagtttttttttttgtttaggGGCCATAAGAGTACATACTACATTACCACTAGTGCCATACCACGCGCAAAATTGGATTTTCGCCATTCGCGATAAGTTTCAATCATTGCAATTTCGTAATTTTGACGTACTTTGTGTAACAGACGGCGAAATTCGGAAAAAGTTAGTCACCACGGATCATGAACGCGCTCCTTACTGAATTCCAAGGACATAGCTGATGCCATCATTCTCGAAACGTTCATGACAATCGAGTATACATGAAATCCAACGTTCCACGCAGTACAGCTGACGCGCAACCCCTATATGAAGACGAATGCTCAGTATTCGGATCGGTAGTAGAGCCACATTTCGCTTGGTCGGTATCGCGCACAGACTCCTTTGCACAATCGACGGCACAGTAGACCCCTGGCCTGGAAGAGTGCTGCTGCTTCAATCACAGAGCCCTAAAACTTAGATGTGGCCGTGCTGTGTAAGCAGATACTCGATCTGCTGCAGATAGAAGACCTGCTGCAAGATGCTTTGTAGGGGATTTTGACCCTGTCCCGTGGCACTGAGGGCCTGCTGGCCCTGCTGAAGCAATTGGCTGAGGCCTCCGGCAGTCCCCTGacccggctgctgctgcagcgcctCCATGGCCATCGCCGAGTGTGGATGAGAGGACGGCGGTACcatgtgctgctgctgttgctgctgctgcaggtgcTGGGGCCCCGGGGGCAGAGGTAACGTGCCGATTTGGGAGAAGCGAGCGGCGGTCGAGGGCAGGGAGGACGTGGCGGCCGACGAGGTCGAGAGGCCGCTGGAGCCAGGAAGGTAGGCTGAGGGGAGTTGAGAGTTCTCGCCCCGCTAGGGAGCCACATTTTTGGGCCTGCGCCCCCGTCGCCCCCTGGTAGGGGGGCGCGGGGACTCCTGGCCTCACTGGCTCACTGCGGGGCTCTTCTTgtcttgctgctgctggctggcGTCCTGCGATCCCTGCACACCCGCTCCTGCGCCGCCCTGAGGTCCTTGTACTCCCTGAAAAGGGAAAGTCGATTTAGTAAATGCTCTAATTTCTTAGGAAGATTGCCGAGTCTCAATGCGGATTATCAATTACCTGGTTTCCTGGTCCGCCCTGTGGTGGGCCTGGACCCCTGTCTGGGGGCCAGGAGTTACCGGGCTGTGGTTCCGAATGGAACTGGTGGGGATGAGGTGGCGGTCCACCCGACGCCTCGTGACTGTGTGGATCGAGGCTGTTCGCCGCATCATATTGCGTATTCTCCAGCCTCGTTATCAGTCTCTCGTCCTCGTCGCCAAATTCACCTCCCATCAGCGATGGCTCGCCAACAACCATTACGTCCTGAGAGGCAAGAAGTTTGagttaatacatttttttccaatcATCATAttgttaacatttttttcaatattgcaATAGGCTCTTAGAGGAAGAAAATTacgtattttaaaaaactttttgaaaaagtataatCACTGTAGGAAGAGAAACATCACGACTATTAACGCCATGAACGATTTATCGCCTGGAGGCGAATTTCTCAATGAGAAAGTAATAGAAAATGCTTTTTTTACCTGAGTCGTAAGGGAAAAGTTGGGTCCCGGCGATCTCTTTTTACTAGGTGCTGGTGGTGCATTGTTTCCCGGACCTGACGTGCTGCCTTTTCGCTTTCTTCTCTTATTGGTCGGCCTCTGGGATTCTGCAAAGCAAAACGTTTCGGTTAGCAACGCTGTCATACTTTCGCTCGAAAGGAATAAACTATTATTATCTTTTAGTTTAATGAAAGCATGTGCAAGAAACATTATATCTAGTAAGCTGAGCTTACATCCAAAAAACGTATGAAAGAtgacaaaaatattaatattataaaaattaatatgtaTATGTTAATACTATTTACACAAGTATAAATACCAATAACTATGAGCAACCTCTGTTATTAAATGTATCGCTATGTATAGAAATTGAGATATTctacttttgaaaaatcaatacgAAGTCTCTTACACTTCACGACTGATTTACgggaataaattaaatgaaataagAAGATATTATATTCGAGCTTAGTGATGTCTGCAAAATAACTTGAATTTCTATACATAGTAAGTAGCTTGTACTTTACACAGAatgagaaaatatttaaaaagacAAAAGTTTGTAACAAAGATATTGACATAAGCTcagctattaaaaaaaaaaactacccAGCTGTGGACCTTTCTCAGTATCAAAGGTCTCTTACGTATGTACATTAAAAAGTTTATATACAGGCAATTAACGCATGCATACGGCTGATTATACAAGATAGTCGAATAACATCATTACAAAACGTCATTGTCATCGTCATGGTCTTTTAGCATGATTTTTTGCCATCGTAAAAACTTTAAGCTCCAAACAACGAGCTGCAACTCATAAAAAACCGTACAAGTGTAAAAACTATACACGAATCTCATCAAAACGAAAGCATCTCCGATTTTTCTCAACTGAGAAACGCGCGTTAAGCTATAATAAACCATCCTAGCAACAAGATGCACTCTATTAATTTGCTCGCCACTTTTTAACTAAAAACACCTCTCGCTGCACAAATGAAGTTAATGAAAATTTGAGTAATGACTAGTTTCCAGGAGAAAAAAAGTACGCAAACAAATAGAGTTGGGATTTATTCgatgcaacaacagcagcagcggcagccaaTAAGCGGTCTCGCAttgtgtgctgctgctgttagTCGCAGTCTCGCGGTGTTGCGCAATGTCGCGCACGCTTGGTTCCAAGGCTCCGCCGACCTTGTAAAGGATATACGGTCGTAAGCACCAGCTCAAGTGCGAAAGAGCCGAGCGAAAAGGTGCGTGCGCGAGTGCATCTCTTCCCACCTGCATATAAGCCGAACAGCCGCGGGCTATCTTTTGCACGTCCTAACGCCTCGGCCGAGTAGCTGTTTCCCTGCCTTCGGTTATCGCGGGGCTTAATTTTGTAtcaaattactttttattttgtgtgaaGAACAAAACCTACGTATCGAAGAACTGTCGATTGGAACGGCTGTAAGAACGCTtagcttaaattttttctCAGTTACAGGAAGGAGCAGCGACGGCGGAAGCAGTGTGCGCGCATGTGCGCCCACGGAACGCGGCCGATCCGCGGCTCGGATAAGACGGGCCTCGGCGTCGTCGCGGGGCGAGCAACCGAGTGTGACGCCGCCGGTACATAGGGGGAGTCTTCGTCGTCCGCGCGAGAAAAGAATGCCTGCCGCATTTGCATATTTCTGATACGCGCCGAACGTCTTTTGCTTCGTCGCGAAGAAGGAAAAATACTCCTCCGATATACACCTGTTGCTCGTAGTTTTTAATCGTGTTTCGTATAGACTAGTCCGGTTCAGTTTGTTATAACGTTTACGCTCTCTTGTCCGtagattttgtttttatgtacAGGACTTGTGAATTATGACGGGTTTGCACTTGAAGCGAGTTACGCGTGAAAGGGTATTAAACGCTTGGGAGGGCTTAATCAAACTCCAATTATACTTAGAACTTAGGAATCGCTCGGTCCGAACGAGCTCATTGTCAGCATTTTTCTtccattaataaaacaaaataacgaCATCGTAACTCGAAAGCAGCTACTCGCACCGGCTAGAGGCCTCAACGAGGCTCGAAAAAAAGATAACGCGGCTAAAGATAGTCGCAAGGTCGACGGATATAAACGAGTGCAGCGACGATAATACAACgttcgaagaaaaaaatagccGAACGAGAAcgcaaaagaaaaatcaaagaaatCAGCTTCGTTGTTTGGAAGCAAGTCGTATACATAATAAACGATGCACTGCAAGGATGCTCGCGTGCTTTGCTCAAATGCGAACGTGTTATTAGAAGTGTATCGATATCTGTCGCGGGTCGGTTTGAACCGTATAGTAGACCCGTCTTGCAGACTGGCTGGATCCACTGGCTGGTGGTTCTCATGTAAAGCAACTGTCCGTCTACCTCTCTTACCCGGCGGGGCAACCATCCTTTGCCACTTCTGGAACAGCGTCGTCTTCAGGCAGTCGCGCGGCGAGAGCGCGTAAGCCTTGTGCCTCGACATCAGCTCCTGCATCGGCTCCAGGATAACGCATAACTGCAACGAAAGAGCGTCGACTTTAGCAAACGAGAACAATCCGTGCGAGTGAGCAAAGTCGAAGGGAAAGAAAAGTCACGTGCACTCACCCTAAGGTAGTTGAGGGTCGAGTTGGTGATACCCTGCCTCGTGATGTTTTTGGTAAGCTGCTCGAGCGCCGAGGGGTCCTGCGTCGTCGTCATCGAGACTATCGCCCTGGGCACGAGCTCTCTGTGCTGCCTGACTGCCATGTGCCACGACTTTATCCTCATGAGGTCGTCGAAAGTGAACTCCAGAATTAGCCTGCCTTCCGTGCACACCTGCGAGCAGAGACGCCGAAATCGTGTAGATATTTATGCATACCAACTCGGACTTTCgtcgaggagaaaaagaaaatagagtCATACCTTCGTAAAGGTCGGCTTCCCGTGATGCGTGACCATTACGCAGTGATCACAGTCTAGCGTTATGCTGGTGTTGTGAAATGACTCCTTCGGCTGCTTCATGTTGTAGTAAAGCTCCGTCACTCCGCCCTCGAATATCGAGCGGAAGTACCTGGGTATTAACGTCCTTCCTATCGCTGCAGAGAAAAGACGGTATCGGGGTTAGTCAAAATATATAACATAACAAACTCGATTTgaaattctctctcgcgctgaaGATTGAATTTTTCCCCTTCGCTGTAATTTCGCGCTCGAATTTCCATAAATACATATTTAGCATGCACCCCGCGCAACTTTACCGGAGCAGCATTAGAAGCTCGAGTTTgtgaaattaaaatacaaagtgtgtgtgtgtaggacCGCGAACTTACTGTATCTCTTGGGTCCGTCCTCCAGGCAAAACGTCAGCGTCAGCGATGCGTCGTCCTCGAAAAATTCGTTCGCAAACGCGTCCCACCAGAGGTTATCGCTCTCCTGCAACGAGAAGAAAGTGTTATTACTCAGACAGTCAACAGACAATCACATCGCACAAGGCAAAATGGGTATGATCGTGTAAGGTATACGAGCAATCGTGTCGCATGTATCAATAACTCCCGATTCGCGAACTTCTGCCCGAATAAAATAGCCAAATCCACATAAACTAGCCGAGTGATATAACTCGCCCCGGCGAGAGACTCCCCGCGGTGTTCAACACGTGCCCGCGTTAAAGTCGAGCCCATAAAAGTCGCACACGCCGCGGaggagtcgcgcgcgagcagatTATTCGGGGAGAGTTTTTCCCGTCGATCGAATCAAGATCTGACGTAGGTGTCGCACGAGTGTTTTGTATAAATTTCTGAGGAAGTATTctcaaaaaattcataaaagcTTCGTGGCTACACTCAAATACCCGAACACAGACACCGGCGGGCTCGTATTATTTGTAGCGTAAGACATATTGAAGCGTCCGCTGCTGATAAAAAGAAGGTCGAGGTTCGCCAAGACGAAGCACAGCCGTTGAATAAGGCATGACTCCGTCTGGCAGGGGAAATTATGGCGTTTTCAGCTCCGCCGTCCTCGGCGATTCCCTCCCTCCGTCTTTTTCATTCAATTATGCGCTCACCCCCCTGGCGaaccaactttttttattccatCGATGTACACTCATtgttgctgccgccgctgctgcgctgcgATGATCATCGCGTATAGCTCGTCTTGTCGTCGGGCTTTTTCACGGCTTGTTGATCTCTCGGATTCGCTGCTTTGTTTCGACGCATCGTCGCGCATACACAGCGGGAAATtgcgtatacgcgcggcgATATTTTCCATTCAGTCGTTGTGCGCGCGGCGAACGGATGTTGTATTGAGCGACGGCAAATTGCGCGAGAGGAGTTTTCGCGGTTTCTTGTCGAAGCTGCGGAACGTTACGCGGATAGGCCAGAGCTCGTTAATCAATTACCGTCGATCTTACGGTCGAGGAAACAACGTCGACTCGTATACGCTTATCGTCGTTCTTTTTCCTCTGCGAGCGGAcgattattttttcggccGCGACGTTTCCCTAAATCAGCGCTGATCTCGGGCAGCCTATAAATCAATTTTCCCCCGAGGATTTATCGGCGTATTATTTCGGCGCGATGCATTTTGCGCCGTGCGACGCTGCTCCGCCGGGCAGCGGTCCAAaaagcagcgcgcgcgggTTTAGCTCGCTCCGGGAAGCGTAGTTCCAGTGCAGCGCTGCGGATAAATCTACGATGTTTTGGCCACTTCGACGCGCGGCGTCGTCGAGATCCAAGATCTGGATCATTTTTCCCGTCCTATACGCGTATCAGGTAAAAATGTATATCTAAAATTTTCTCGACCGACGAACAGGTTTCTTTCATCGCCAAGACGCCGTGGTGCGGGTGCGCATGCACTTGCACGGACGTGTGGCTCATATGCGTAGAGCCGCTCGCAGCATAGggttctctcgctctccgcgtatgtgtgtgtgtgtgcagtgtgCGCGTTGCCGTCCCGGTTCGTTCCCACAGAACCGGCGCCGCGCTGCTCGCGAGAcagagccagagagagagagagagagagagagagagagagagagagagagagagagagagagagagagagagagagagagagagagagagagagagagagagagtgagagagagagagagagacgaagcgGCCCCGTCGGGATATAACTATAACTGGTTTCGCGGACGcgttctccctctcgctctcgtgcAGAATGCATACACACGCCGGACACACAgtaacgctgctgctgctgctgctgctgcagagagcTGACTCTAATCCATCCGCAGCActggctgctgcagcggctATACTTGCGCCATAATGCACACTCAATCCCCCGGCGAATTAAGGATTATCggcgttttttttatttcgaaactATATACCATGTGGGTCGCGTGCAAGCGGATTCTCTGCGCTGatacgccgcgcgcgagcacggTAGCAACACTCGataattcaatatttcaatGAGCCAATGCATATTATATCGATCAGTCGAGCATCCGGtctgctgtgtgtgtgtgtgtgtgtgtgtgttttatgCGATCTCGTCTTACGCTATAGAGTTTTCCATAGGTCGTCGCAGCTATGCgtcgtaataataataattcaatgaCAGCAACGAGTTTGTTGTGACGAGACAGACTCTCTGTCGTGTTCGTTTCGCAAACGGGAGAGAGATGACTCACTCGTTATCGCTGCGATGCTGTATTGGACGATGCAACGCCGATGCGACGCTGCAGCACTATATATAGCGAGGATCTGCCGAGAGAGCACGACTTCGTATCGGCCGAGTCTCCGGGTTGTACTTCGAATCTTCGTAAACAGCCGCGGTCACGCTCGGTGTTGAGAAAAGAACGACCAAGAAGGGACAAAAATTATCCGAAGACAGCGCGTCGCAGCGAGCCGGGTAACAAATATTTTCCGTATACTATACGCGCGAGTTACATTAGGCGAATTTCGAATCCAGCGAGACGGGACTGTAAATTTCGCCGCGGGTATATAGCGATTTCGAAAATTACGATCTAAGTGGACCGCGAGGACGATTAAAATAGAAGAGCCACGGCGGTGTGCTCGTGATACGCTCGTGCGCAGGAATTAGTCATCGGTGAAACGCAATGATGATTgcgaatgcgcgcgcgagcgattatCATTGTAATTGTTAATCCGCGATTAAGACGGTAATTTTCGGAACGTATCGCAGCGCGCGGTTCGCaactgccgccgctgcagtcGATCGTATACGCGTGGAGCATCGCATCGCTTCGTTATTTGCGCTATTGATGCGGGCGATTTTAATTACGCTTGTTTGCTCTTTTAATCATTGGATCAAAGGAAGCGCGCCATTGTTCGCGAGCGATATTGTGTACTTTGGAGACGATCGTCTGATCCGAGAGACCGGTCTCGTTGATTGTGCTTGAGCGGAATTTTCGTTTCAGCCGTGCGTTATTTCATATCGTACACGATCTGTTGAGAAAAATATTCTTGTGAAAGAAAGCGTTTTTCCTCGTCGTAAGGCAAGATTCATATTGGATCGTAAAAGGGCCGTGAGAGAGCCGGTATAACTCTCGCGAATTGGGCAAACTGTTGCCCCGAATGGAAGAAATTGATATTTCTGGCAGCCGCGGCGAAATTAAGAAAAGACGAATCACCGCGATTCGACTTATTCTCTTCTTGTGCTTTCTGTTTACGCTTCGCTCAAAGCTATGCCGTATGTTCCTTGTCCAACGCGTAAAATCGAAATTCCATAACTTACTGTTTCGCGATGGTTCCAGTCAATTTGACTCTTCACCGAATCGGTATAAGAGTATGCTGGTCCCTATGTAACTCAGAGCATCGACCACGGTCGTGTTGGAACACAGTTACGTCGCGACGAGCGTGTTCCCGGAATGAAAACTATTCTATTTGTACTGGGTATTCGCTTTCGTGACGTTTTCGAACAACTAAacgtaaacaaagaaaaatacagaaccctgtaaaaaaaatttcaaccaGAATAGATGATTAAACCTATGGAGAAGAGCATTGTGTACGTACTAGAAGTATTGGAAGGTGAAAATTTTCACGAGCTCTGGAGGCTTGACACGGCTGATCCGAATCCTAACCTCAAACGTGGAACGCGCCCACACTGAACGAAGGAATTAGGAACGTAGGTAGAAGAAGGATAATTTTGGAGCTACGGCAGTAGAAAAACAGTCGTTCACCGTTTTTGCAATCGACGGCACTAAGTATTCAGTCAGACAGGCACTAATAACACGCAAGCGCGAATTTACGGGGAAGGCGGCGTAATTTAGGCGGCTGACTCGGCCCTCGTACACTGCATTTCGGATCTGTCGCGCCAAAACGTTTCGCGGTTTCACTATGATAAATAATGCTACATGAACGAGtaaaacttataatttttcagtttttattattttgtaaataacatTTTGATGGTTCTAtttaaagttatttaagtAATAAGAGTTGCACCGAAAGAGTATAAAATACGAAATTACTAGAAAAGTAAAGAAAGTTCGAgttgaatttaataacgtGACCGCGAAGCAAAGTAAATATTGCGCATGTACTTGTTTAATACGCGAGTAATGGTTTTTAGTTATActggaaataaatttaattgttcAAGCATAAATCGAAATTAAAATAGATACGAAGTGTATGCGATaagctagaggaattacgagATTGATTACGATCGTTACAGTCAGGTTTCCAAATTGAAATAGCAGCAATGAAAGAAATAAACTATAGTTCTTTCCTCGAAATGTCTCGTATCATGATAGAACAGAAGTAATGCATTTTGATTTCTCGAAAGACGACCATTTTATTAGaagttttattttcagatAGTAGCTATGGTGTCATTAAACTTTTATGGAGGAATATAAGAAACTTATTGGCCATAATCCACTGTTTAGGAATAcatagttatttttttatctaccCGGAGCATTGTTTTATTCGCAGTATAGGATGAAATAAGTTGCTTGCAGTCGGTAATTCGCATTTACGGTGTATCATAACGGATAAAAAGGTGTATTATAATTGAGCAATTTTTAGAGCCACAATGAGTATAGCGCCTACAATGTATTGTGCATCAGAGAAAACTTTATTATAAAGTTGATGTCTCGTGTCCCGTGTTTAGACTGTTTCTAATTGCAAAACTAATTGTCGAAGCTGTAAGTTTGAAACGAAAGTCATCGAGTCGTTaaagttgtattttattttatttcgccagaaaaaaatattggcGCTGCTTTAACGTTTTTCAATAACTGAACAAAACTTTCACGTGGAACGTTAAAGTCCCGTCAATCAATACTGTGGGCATTCGCGAGAACGTGTAAATTTGAAATGTTTATAATTTCCCAAAAAATGCacaaatacatatatattaaattcccCTATGGAATTCTGAATTGAACGtcgaaaaaaatcgcgagggtacatttttaataataacggAAAATATTTTAGAGGCGgggaaaatttcaatttaattttaaattaaaaaatgcaacaaataCTCTTGCACCATTTTCAGAGACAAAATTAGACTCGATGAATCATCGCGCCGATAGACGCTTTAAAGAAAAGCTATAATTACGAACATTCgtaaaaaatttttccaacgcacgctgaaaaaattacgcgaCTCATCGTTGCAAAAGCCTAAAAATGGTTATTTACATTCATCTCCGAAAATTAAAGCAAAACTCGAAAATCCAGCTTAAAGCAGAACATCCCTTAGATTTTCCGCAAAGCCCGGCGAAATTGGGAAAAGGCGGTAAAATCCGGTGGCATCGGGGCTCGGGGACGTCGTGCCAGGCTGAGGTGGGTAGCAGAGCCCCGGTTGACCAAGCTCGGAGCCCCAAAAAAGCGGAAAACCAGGTAAACTGCCGCTTTAATCTGGGGAAAGTGTTAGCCCGGACTGTACGCCGCGGAGTCTCGACGACTTGTCTGGGCGACTGTACCACCCTACTGTTGTTAGGGGGGGAGACTAGGGGTGGTATATGATCGTGTATATACGCCGCCGGGAAAGTATTGTCGGCGAGCTCCACCTCTGGGTTTTCGGTAAAAAAATCGTTTGGCCGGCTGGACCTGGTCCGATTGGGACGCGGCTGGGATCAAAAAACGCGGAAAATTCCGGGCCTCATAGCCACcaattttgagaaatttaGCTGCCGGCGCTCGATTGATAATCAAAGGCCGCGAGTTTCCCTCTGGCCGTGGGAGAGCCGGACAAAACGAGCCCGGCCGCCgacgcagccgccgccgccgccgccgcctcgaGTATATACGGCCAGgggcgtcgcgcgcgcgcgagcgaaccAGGGGCGAGGAGGGGCGAGGGGGGCGCTAGCAGCGGTGGCGGAGCGCGAGGGGAGAGGGGAACGGGGgacgagagagatagatagagagagagagagagagagagagagagagagagagagagagagagagagagagagagagagagagagagagagagagagcgatgaAGAAGAGGGAGACGGGGGTACAATATGGGTTATCGAGGGGGGCCCCACCCCCGGGGGAGGACAGGGGCCCTCA is from Nasonia vitripennis strain AsymCx chromosome 1, Nvit_psr_1.1, whole genome shotgun sequence and encodes:
- the LOC100114588 gene encoding LIM domain-binding protein 2 isoform X4; the protein is MKANGTNNGCSRLNTPLAATTTLEDPGTPASWKGPPPGSEASPFTSNSVNQGGGPNSGPYNSTGGPPSNSGGFQGPSPFPGGAGSPAGAPSYQGPPPGSATPQYTASPAPSGSSTPGPGPQPNAGGFPPPPNNSGPPYNGPSPFGSPSGGPGQFVGRPGSSGPPFVPPGGGNPHFPSPGQPFGGPQYGMPPGSPYGPGPGGHPMAGPMGPGHPAMMGPGGPVDRMDQGSSLPVPRRQPPYYQQPDYRFYELNKRLQQRTEESDNLWWDAFANEFFEDDASLTLTFCLEDGPKRYTIGRTLIPRYFRSIFEGGVTELYYNMKQPKESFHNTSITLDCDHCVMVTHHGKPTFTKVCTEGRLILEFTFDDLMRIKSWHMAVRQHRELVPRAIVSMTTTQDPSALEQLTKNITRQGITNSTLNYLRLCVILEPMQELMSRHKAYALSPRDCLKTTLFQKWQRMVAPPGKRESQRPTNKRRKRKGSTSGPGNNAPPAPSKKRSPGPNFSLTTQDVMVVGEPSLMGGEFGDEDERLITRLENTQYDAANSLDPHSHEASGGPPPHPHQFHSEPQPGNSWPPDRGPGPPQGGPGNQGVQGPQGGAGAGVQGSQDASQQQQDKKSPAVSQ
- the LOC100114588 gene encoding LIM domain-binding protein 2 isoform X5; this translates as MKANGTNNGCSRLNTPLAATTTLEDPGTPASWKGPPPGSEASPFTSNSVNQGGGPNSGPYNSTGGPPSNSGGFQGPSPFPGGAGSPAGAPSYQGPPPGSATPQYTASPAPSGSSTPGPGPQPNAGGFPPPPNNSGPPYNGPSPFGSPSGGPGQFVGRPGSSGPPFVPPGGGNPHFPSPGQPFGGPQYGMPPGSPYGPGPGGHPMAGPMGPGHPAMMGPGGPVDRMDQGRQPPYYQQPDYRFYELNKRLQQRTEESDNLWWDAFANEFFEDDASLTLTFCLEDGPKRYTIGRTLIPRYFRSIFEGGVTELYYNMKQPKESFHNTSITLDCDHCVMVTHHGKPTFTKVCTEGRLILEFTFDDLMRIKSWHMAVRQHRELVPRAIVSMTTTQDPSALEQLTKNITRQGITNSTLNYLRLCVILEPMQELMSRHKAYALSPRDCLKTTLFQKWQRMVAPPGKRESQRPTNKRRKRKGSTSGPGNNAPPAPSKKRSPGPNFSLTTQDVMVVGEPSLMGGEFGDEDERLITRLENTQYDAANSLDPHSHEASGGPPPHPHQFHSEPQPGNSWPPDRGPGPPQGGPGNQGVQGPQGGAGAGVQGSQDASQQQQDKKSPAVSQ
- the LOC100114588 gene encoding LIM domain-binding protein 2 isoform X3, which translates into the protein MPVRVAPRPPGGLLHGGVPVAPSSVVSGGPGSVSAAAAGRCSLGGPAQSGSPPLSTSLGLGAGGPGGPGGAGGPAPGGVGGGGAGPGGPVSAQNPLQAMASAAASLTQLNNMANGPLPPLGSGPQGPPSLPPPQPATTPTHGGPPTPHQAGVGGPHLNGASPSPHPMPHGMMSGSPHAAHPHMAGGGPSPHPHHPGPHMVGSPHHPGPHMGPGGMMGPGSMQGPQGGPGMCGPAGPAGPMGPHGPHPQGPGGVPGQPHMHNDPFYCSPFGSPYFRRQPPYYQQPDYRFYELNKRLQQRTEESDNLWWDAFANEFFEDDASLTLTFCLEDGPKRYTIGRTLIPRYFRSIFEGGVTELYYNMKQPKESFHNTSITLDCDHCVMVTHHGKPTFTKVCTEGRLILEFTFDDLMRIKSWHMAVRQHRELVPRAIVSMTTTQDPSALEQLTKNITRQGITNSTLNYLRLCVILEPMQELMSRHKAYALSPRDCLKTTLFQKWQRMVAPPGKRESQRPTNKRRKRKGSTSGPGNNAPPAPSKKRSPGPNFSLTTQDVMVVGEPSLMGGEFGDEDERLITRLENTQYDAANSLDPHSHEASGGPPPHPHQFHSEPQPGNSWPPDRGPGPPQGGPGNQGVQGPQGGAGAGVQGSQDASQQQQDKKSPAVSQ
- the LOC100114588 gene encoding LIM domain-binding protein 2 isoform X2, which translates into the protein MPVRVAPRPPGGLLHGGVPVAPSSVVSGGPGSVSAAAAGRCSLGGPAQSGSPPLSTSLGLGAGGPGGPGGAGGPAPGGVGGGGAGPGGPVSAQNPLQAMASAAASLTQLNNMANGPLPPLGSGPQGPPSLPPPQPATTPTHGGPPTPHQAGVGGPHLNGASPSPHPMPHGMMSGSPHAAHPHMAGGGPSPHPHHPGPHMVGSPHHPGPHMGPGGMMGPGSMQGPQGGPGMCGPAGPAGPMGPHGPHPQGPGGVPGQPHMHNDPFYCSPFGSPYFRSSLPVPRRQPPYYQQPDYRFYELNKRLQQRTEESDNLWWDAFANEFFEDDASLTLTFCLEDGPKRYTIGRTLIPRYFRSIFEGGVTELYYNMKQPKESFHNTSITLDCDHCVMVTHHGKPTFTKVCTEGRLILEFTFDDLMRIKSWHMAVRQHRELVPRAIVSMTTTQDPSALEQLTKNITRQGITNSTLNYLRLCVILEPMQELMSRHKAYALSPRDCLKTTLFQKWQRMVAPPESQRPTNKRRKRKGSTSGPGNNAPPAPSKKRSPGPNFSLTTQDVMVVGEPSLMGGEFGDEDERLITRLENTQYDAANSLDPHSHEASGGPPPHPHQFHSEPQPGNSWPPDRGPGPPQGGPGNQGVQGPQGGAGAGVQGSQDASQQQQDKKSPAVSQ
- the LOC100114588 gene encoding LIM domain-binding protein 2 isoform X1; its protein translation is MPVRVAPRPPGGLLHGGVPVAPSSVVSGGPGSVSAAAAGRCSLGGPAQSGSPPLSTSLGLGAGGPGGPGGAGGPAPGGVGGGGAGPGGPVSAQNPLQAMASAAASLTQLNNMANGPLPPLGSGPQGPPSLPPPQPATTPTHGGPPTPHQAGVGGPHLNGASPSPHPMPHGMMSGSPHAAHPHMAGGGPSPHPHHPGPHMVGSPHHPGPHMGPGGMMGPGSMQGPQGGPGMCGPAGPAGPMGPHGPHPQGPGGVPGQPHMHNDPFYCSPFGSPYFRSSLPVPRRQPPYYQQPDYRFYELNKRLQQRTEESDNLWWDAFANEFFEDDASLTLTFCLEDGPKRYTIGRTLIPRYFRSIFEGGVTELYYNMKQPKESFHNTSITLDCDHCVMVTHHGKPTFTKVCTEGRLILEFTFDDLMRIKSWHMAVRQHRELVPRAIVSMTTTQDPSALEQLTKNITRQGITNSTLNYLRLCVILEPMQELMSRHKAYALSPRDCLKTTLFQKWQRMVAPPGKRESQRPTNKRRKRKGSTSGPGNNAPPAPSKKRSPGPNFSLTTQDVMVVGEPSLMGGEFGDEDERLITRLENTQYDAANSLDPHSHEASGGPPPHPHQFHSEPQPGNSWPPDRGPGPPQGGPGNQGVQGPQGGAGAGVQGSQDASQQQQDKKSPAVSQ